The Penaeus vannamei isolate JL-2024 chromosome 13, ASM4276789v1, whole genome shotgun sequence genome window below encodes:
- the LOC113827759 gene encoding U3 small nucleolar ribonucleoprotein protein MPP10, whose product MDTFSDKLNTLLKKPEEYLRPQSKLREAWIRQTKSVYDFMKNEEKCHDLPKCKEAVPELYIDDLDDEQIWQLVELQSKGLLASPDSLEGLDDSNLCFMVAKLSSLAKYDKLGVEDDEGKNEDFDGGGDEGSSGLGDEESSGLGDSEDGGFEDFDDNEDDMGEAEEDEMEDDEGEDSEDDLLVKPEDIEKTGLNLDFGMDTDDEPDNFDELIAPEGKETDDEDEEEENEGEEEEDSEDESGDESRIGKERSEKKRPVMPSNFARSKVDSKFFNLRQSEWIADNDILGQNYDRKDDDVDYMQDMSDGEEEDEVMYKDFFDEAPEGENTNINRDEEEEEYEEEYEENDAESKGRGYSERADNEGDSSTMPLLGQKQLETKSSYEKEREKEMRMINTLEEDVITEKPWHLRGEISATNRPENSALEEQMDYNIGVRQKPVITEDITTLLERVILGRIRSKAFDDVERKVKVAADPFEFKKKLLLDQEKSKQSLAEIYEQEYLKQNEASSKKDEEETAEHKEIRERMDSLFSQLDMLANFHYIPKQVQPEVKIKSNLPAISIEEATPLAMSDASTLAPQEIMAPIQGELKGKDERTSTDKKRERRKKKQHQKGRAIVQEKKLKEKLKKAGPDGKLNASSMLKVVEKAVKAGHVKMLDGQQNKTMKTSQAFFKQLQDNVSGGSKPTSKKKKKTDHGLSASKILL is encoded by the exons ATGGACACATTCAGCGATAAGTTAAACACATTACTCAAGAAACCAGAGGAATACTTAAG GCCCCAGAGTAAGCTTCGGGAAGCATGGATAAGGCAGACAAAATCAGTGTATGATTTtatgaagaatgaagagaaatgcCATGACCTCCCAAAATGTAAGGAAGCTGTGCCCGAGCTGTATATTGATGACCTTGATGATGAACAG ATCTGGCAACTTGTGGAACTACAGAGCAAGGGACTGTTGGCTTCCCCTGACAGCCTTGAGGGTCTAGATGACTCTAACTTGTGTTTCATGGTTGCCAAGCTCAGCAGCCTGGCCAAGTATGATAAATTAGGGGTGGAAGATgatgaggggaagaatgaggactTTGATggtggaggagacgaagggagcaGTGGACTGGGTGACGAGGAAAGTAGTGGCCTGGGTGACTCTGAAGATGGTGGTTTtgaagattttgatgataatgaagatgacatgGGGGAGGCTGAAGAAGATGAGATGgaagatgatgagggagaagaCAGTGAGGATGATCTACTTGTAAAGCCCGAGGATATTGAAAAGACTGGACTGAATCTGGATTTTGGCATGGATACTGATGATGAGCCAGACAACTTTGATGAACTCATAGCTccagaaggaaaggaaacagatgatgaggatgaagaagaggaaaatgaaggggaggaggaagaggattctgaagatgaaagtGGAGATGAATctagaataggaaaagaaagatctGAAAAGAAGAGACCTGTTATGCCCTCAAACTTTGCGAGAAGCAAAGTTGACTCAAAATTCTTCAACCTGAGACAGAGTGAGTGGATAGCTGATAATGATATCCTTGGACAGAATTATGacagaaaagatgatgatgtggATTACATGCAAGATATGTCAGATGGTGAAGAAGAG GATGAAGTTATGTACAAAGACTTCTTTGATGAAGCTCCAGAGGGTGAAAATACCAACATAaatagagatgaagaggaagaagaatacgaagaagagtaTGAAGAAAATGATGCAGAGTCAAAAGGTCGAGGATATTCTGAACGTGCGGATAATGAGGGTGATTCATCTACAATGCCTCTACTTGGCCAGAAGCAGTTGGAG ACAAAATCTTCatacgagaaggaaagagagaaggaaatgcgaATGATCAACACCCTTGAAGAGGATGTTATTACAGAAAAGCCATGGCATCTTCGAGGAGAAATCTCGGCCACTAACAGGCCAGAAAATTCTGCACTGGAAGAACAGATGGACTACAATATTGGAGTTAGACAAA AACCAGTCATCACAGAAGACATAACAACTCTCCTTGAAAGGGTTATATTGGGCCGTATCCGGAGTAAAGCCTTTGATGATGTAGAACGTAAAGTGAAGGTTGCAGCTGATCCCTTTGAGTTCAAGAAAAAGCTTCTTCTGGACCAGGAGAAGTCCAAGCAAAGTCTTGCTGAAATTTATGAGCAG GAATACTTGAAACAAAATGAAGCGAGCagtaagaaggacgaggaggagaccgctGAACAcaaagagattagagagaggaTGGATAGTCTCTTTTCGCAGCTGGACATGCTGGCTAACTTCCACTACATACCCAAGCAG GTTCAACCTGAGGTTAAGATCAAGAGCAACTTGCCGGCTATTAGCATTGAAGAAGCAACTCCTCTTGCCATGAGTGATGCGTCAACTTTGGCGCCACAGGAGATCATGG CTCCAATCCAAGGAGAGCTGAAAGGAAAGGATGAACGGACCTCAACAGACAAGAAACGAGAACGACGCAAGAAGAAGCAGCACCAAAAGGGCAGAGCCATTGTGCAAGAGAAGAAGCTGAAGGAGAAACTGAAGAAGGCCGGGCCAGACGGGAAACTCAACGCCAGTTCAATGCTGAAGGTGGTCGAGAAGGCAGTCAAGGCAGGACATGTGAAAATG CTTGATGGACAACAAAATAAGACGATGAAGACCTCACAGGCGTTCTTCAAACAATTACAAGATAATGTGTCTGGTGGTAGTAAACCTacgagcaagaaaaagaagaaaactgatCATGGATTATCTGCTTCTAAAATATTATTATAG